A segment of the Zonotrichia albicollis isolate bZonAlb1 chromosome Z, bZonAlb1.hap1, whole genome shotgun sequence genome:
CCCCTCTCCACCACTGCTGTGGAGCCCTAACCATAGAACAGCACCAAAACCACCAGGAATGGCGATTCTGCACTTTGGAATGccatgctccctgctcccaatcACCCCTTGCTTCTCCACTGGCCTTAGCATAGTCTCCCGCAGAAGCAGCCTCATCTTCTTGcctgacacagagctcagcctcaCTGCTCCGGAGCTCCCACACtcttctgcttttccctgtCTAAGACAGGGAGTTCTGTTTCTCATCTCCCACTTCTTGGGCACTTCCACTGACAGACACCAGGTTTCAAAACCCATCCACATTGGCCTACCAACTCCACCTCAAAGTTCCCTCAGGACTCATGCATTCGCCTCTTCATGTGTCATCCACCTGGACACCTTCAGGTCGCTAAGAGGGTCTCAAACTCGACCCTCTCCTACACTGGCCTGGGGTCTCCATTCTTCAGGCAGGGCTCTCAGCATTCGCCTTGTGCGACTTCAGCAGCGTGCCTGGAGAGCGCTGACACACAAGGCTACAAACACCCACTCCTCTCCACAGCCTCTTTGCCCCAAAGGCACAGAACCTTCAAATCCCATGATCCGCTCCTAGCAACCATCCGACCATAATCCATGAGGCCAGGGTGATCATGCCAATGCAGATCTCTGCACACCCCAAACGCCTCTCCACTACTCCCCAGCTTTTGGGCGCTTTTGGAAAGGCATCTGAAACTACTGGCAAACCTTCACTACTCCAGCCACAGAAGTCCAGCCCCCGCAGCCTTGCTCACACCCGATGTCCTCTAGACTCCTGTGCCTCTTCAGAGCCATCCCCTCCAAGGATGCCACACCTCTCACGGACTAACGAGCCCTGAACAGGACACACTCTTGCAGGAAAGGGCTCTGGCAATGCCAAAACACACCACCATTGCTTTCATGGGGGACAGTGCTCTTTGGCCCTGTGGCCGCCTCATCCACTCAGGCACGGATCTCCAAAGCCAACCCTTGCTCCAGGGCCACAGCCACGGCAGCAGGCACAACAGAAAGGGCAaagcccttccctggcaccAACTTCTCCACTGAGCCTTCCTTGCCTGCCTTGCTGCCGGCTCCTCCCtaacacagcagcaggagcacctgccTCCGTGCAAGGACACACTCAGGCCTCCAAGGCCCAcgtgcacacacagccccttgaACACTGCCACCGCCTCAGGCCATTGACCGCAGGAGGGGAAACGCCAGCGCCCGCCCACTGACATCACCGCACACCCCTTGCAACCACAAAAGGAAAACGGTGGCGCAGATGAAAATAAAGGCAAGCCACCAAGTGAAAGGAAAAGTGACcacagccaccagcagggcCTTGCAGGTGGAAAGCATGCCTGGGCACAAAGACAGACTCAGCACCACAGCACGCACCGCACAGCTGGCCCGGCAGGTGAAAGGGAACAGCCAAGAGCCCTCTCCACCGCACCTGACCACGACGTCTCCCAGCCAGAACTTTCACAAGCCCGGCACACCGCTGCCACCACAATCCCCAACCAGGGACACCCCAACCAAACACTTCCCCAAAACCAATACAGCCACCAGTAGAGACTGGAAACTACAGGCAGAAACTCCGGACAATCAGAAAGCGATGAAGGGAAAGCTGCCTTGCATACAAAGCCCCGCACCCGGAGGCACCCCAagcacagccaccagcagcaccagccagcctcaccaggctcctcctgcccagcagcacccaaCAGCGCCCGCAGACTCACCATGCCGGCGCCCACAGCCTCAGCGCCACGCCTGCCGCACGCCGCCCCGgcgctcctgctcctcctcaccgCTCTGgccagcagcctggcctgccAACACCTCTGGACGCACGAGGACGCCTTCCCCGGCGACGCTCTCCGCCTCCTCCAGGACATGGCTGTCggccacacacagccctgccacctGACAGAGCCGCCCTTCTTCCCCGCCGGCCTGCTCCACAACAACCTGCAGCCGCACCAAGCCGCCGCCACCGCCCTGCGCATCCTGCAGCACCTCTTCCACACCCTCAGCTCCAACAGCACCCGCCAGCACTGGCCCAGCCACGCTCGCAACCACCTCCTCAACAAGCTGCAGCACCACATCCACCACCTGGAGCAATGCCTCCCCGACAACGCCGCGCCCTTCAAAGGACCACGCAACCCGCTGCTCGCCATCAACAAGTACTTCAGGGACATCCACCTCTTCCTGCACGCCCACAACCACAGCGCCTGCGCCTGGGACCACGTCCGCCTCGAAGCTCGTGCCTCTCTACAGCACCTCCACAACCTCACACGCACCATGCGCCGCTAGCGCCAACACCCACACACCCAGACACACCTACGCCCCAAAGCCACCTCCAACCCCACCTGGGCCTCCTCTCACCTGGCACCGCACGCAGCCCTGAGGCAGCCGCACGGCACCCGCAGCCTTCAACCGCTGCATCTCCAGCCATTCAGCTGCTCCTACTCAGATCCACAAAAGACTTTCTCCACTTATTTATAGACTGatatgtttatttatttctttatttatataatttatctcattatttatgtatttatttttctaccTCTTCACTTGTTTATGCCACGACAAATAAAGACTTATGACAAAACACTTGCCACTgcctctcctctctccagcaCTGCAACCACTCTTTGCCACCGGGGAAAGCCATCTCCACCCAACACACACTCCAAGCCCTGCTCCAAACAGCCCCCGACCACTCTTCTCAATGGCCCCTGCCcaagcagcatcctgcaccAGCCTCTGAGCACAAACACTGCCAGTCTTTGGCCAACAccaccaaacagcaccaaaaaGATGAACACCCGCAGGCCGCTGAGGAGCACCGTTGCACCTCATCTGCTTTAACCACACCTTGCTCCATCCGCCCAATCCATGCCTCTCTGACGCACAGACGAGGATGTCGTGCGCGACACTGTCAAACATTCGCACAAAGCCAGGAACACAAGGTCACGTTGCTCGCCCCTCTCCACCACTGCTGTGGAGCCCTAACCATAGAACAGCACCAAAACCACCAGGAATGGCGATTCTGCACTTTGGAATGccatgctccctgctcccaatcACCCCTTGCTTCTCCACTGGCCTTAGCATAGTCTCCCGCAGAAGCAGCCTCATCTTCTTGcctgacacagagctcagcctcaCTGCTCCGGAGCTCCCACACTCTTCTGCTTTTCCCTATCTAAGACAGGGAGTTCTGTTTCTCATCTCCCACTTCTTGGGCACTTCCACTGACAGACACCAGGTTTCAAAACCCATCCACATTGGCCTACCAACTCCACCTCAAAGTTCCCTCAGGACTCATGCATTCGCCTCTTCATGTGTCATCCACCTGGACACCTTCAGGTCGCTAAGAGGATCTCAAACTCGACCCTCTCCTACACTGGCCTGGGGTCTCCATTCTTCAGGCAGGGCTCTCAGCATTCGCCTTGTGCGACTTCAGCAGCGTGCCTGGAGAGCGCTGACACACAAGGCTACAAACACCCACTCCTCTCCACAGCCTCTTTGCCCCAAAGGCACAGAACCTTCAAATCCCATGATCCGCTCCTAGCAACCATCCGACCATAATCCATGAGGCCAGGGTGATCATGCCAATGCAGATCTCTGCACACCCCAAACGCCTCTCCACTACTCCCCAGCTTTTGGGCGCTTTTGGAAAGGCATCTGAAACTACTGGCAAACCTTCACTACTCCAGCCACAGAAGTCCAGCCCCCGCAGCCTTGCTCACACCCGATGTCCTCTAGACTCCTGTGCCTCTTCAGAGCCATCCCCTCCAAGGATGCCACACCTCTCACGGACTAACGAGCCCTGAACAGGACACACTCTTGCAGGAAAGGGCTCTGGCAATGCCAAAACACACCACCATTGCTTTCATGGGGGACAGTGCTCTTTGGCCCTGTGGCCGCCTCATCCACTCAGGCACGGATCTCCAAAGCCAACCCTTGCTCCAGGGCCACAGCCACGGCAGCAGGCACAACAGAAAGGGCAaagcccttccctggcaccAACTTCTCCACTGAGCCTTCCTTGCCTGCCTTGCTGCCGGCTCCTCCCtaacacagcagcaggagcacctgccTCCGTGCAAGGACACACTCAGGCCTCCAAGGCCCAcgtgcacacacagccccttgaACACTGCCACCGCCTCAGGCCATTGACCGCAGGAGGGGAAACGCCAGCGCCCGCCCACTGACATCACCGCACACCCCTTGCAACCACAAAAGGAAAACGGTGGCGCAGATGAAAATAAAGGCAAGCCACCAAGTGAAAGGAAAAGTGACcacagccaccagcagggcCTTGCAGGTGGAAAGCATGCCTGGGCACAAAGACAGACTCAGCACCACAGCACGCACCGCACAGCTGGCCCGGCAGGTGAAAGGGAACAGCCAAGAGCCCTCTCCACCGCACCTGACCACGACGTCTCCCAGCCAGAACTTTCACAAGCCCGGCACACCGCTGCCACCACAATCCCCAACCACGGACACCCCAACCAAACACTTCCCCAAAACCAATACAGCCACCAGTAGAGACTGGAAACTACAGGCAGAAACTCCGGACAATCAGAAAGCGATGAAGGGAAAGCTGCCTTGCATACAAAGCCCCGCACCCGGAGGCACCCCAagcacagccaccagcagcaccagccagcctcaccaggctcctcctgcccagcagcacccaaCAGCGCCCGCAGACTCACCATGCCGGCGCCCACAGCCTCAGCGCCACGCCTGCCGCACGCCGCCCCGgcgctcctgctcctcctcaccgCTCTGgccagcagcctggcctgccAACACCTCTGGACGCACGAGGACGCCTTCCCCGGCGACGCTCTCCGCCTCCTCCAGGACATGGCTGTCggccacacacagccctgccacctGACAGAGCCGCCCTTCTTCCCCGCCGGCCTGCTCCACAACAACCTGCAGCCGCACCAAGCCGCCGCCACCGCCCTGCGCATCCTGCAGCACCTCTTCCACACCCTCAGCTCCAACAGCACCCGCCAGCACTGGCCCAGCCACGCTCGCAACCACCTCCTCAACAAGCTGCAGCACCACATCCACCACCTGGAGCAATGCCTCCCCGACAACGCCGCGCCCTTCAAAGGACCACGCAACCCGCTGCTCGCCATCAACAAGTACTTCAGGGACATCCACCTCTTCCTGCACGCCCACAACCACAGCGCCTGCGCCTGGGACCACGTCCGCCTCGAAGCTCGTGCCTCTCTACAGCACCTCCACAACCTCACACGCACCATGCGCCGCTAGCGCCAACACCCACACACCCAGACACACCTACGCCCCAAAGCCACCTCCAACCCCACCTGGGCCTCCTCTCACCTGGCACCGCACGCAGCCCTGAGGCAGCCGCACGGCACCCGCAGCCTTCAACCGCTGCATCTCCAGCCATTCAGCTGCTCCTACTCAGATCCACAAAAGACTTTCTCCACTTATTTATAGACTGatatgtttatttatttctttatttatataatttatctcattatttatgtatttatttttctaccTCTTCACTTGTTTATGCCACGACAAATAAAGACTTATGACAAAACACTTGCCACTgcctctcctctctccagcaCTGCAACCACTCTTTGCCACCGGGGAAAGCCATCTCCACCCAACACACACTCCAAGCCCTGCTCCAAACAGCCCCCGACCACTCTTCTCAATGGCCCCTGCCcaagcagcatcctgcaccAGCCTCTGAGCACAAACACTGCCAGTCTTTGGCCAACAccaccaaacagcaccaaaaaGATGAACACCCGCAGGCCGCTGAGGAGCACCGTTGCACCTCATCTGCTTTAACCACACCTTGCTCCATCCGCCCAATCCATGCCTCTCTGACGCACAGACGAGGATGTCGTGCGCGACACTGTCAAACATTCGCACAAAGCCAGGAACACAAGGTCACGTTGCTCGCCCCTCTCCACCACTGCTGTGGAGCCCTAACCATAGAACAGCACCAAAACCACCAGGAATGGCGATTCTGCACTTTGGAATGccatgctccctgctcccaatcACCCCTTGCTTCTCCACTGGCCTTAGCATAGTCTCCCGCAGAAGCAGCCTCATCTTCTTGcctgacacagagctcagcctcaCTGCTCCGGAGCTCCCACACtcttctgcttttccctgtCTAAGACAGGGAGTTCTGTTTCTCATCTCCCACTTCTTGGGCACTTCCACTGACAGACACCAGGTTTCAAAACCCATCCACATTGGCCTACCAACTCCACCTCAAAGTTCCCTCAGGACTCATGCATTCGCCTCTTCATGTGTCATCCACCTGGACACCTTCAGGTCGCTAAGAGGGTCTCAAACTCGACCCTCTCCTACACTGGCCTGGGGTCTCCATTCTTCAGGCAGGGCTCTCAGCATTCGCCTTGTGCGACTTCAGCAGCGTGCCTGGAGAGCGCTGACACACAAGGCTACAAACACCCACTCCTCTCCACAGCCTCTTTGCCCCAAAGGCACAGAACCTTCAAATCCCATGATCCGCTCCTAGCAACCATCCGACCATAATCCATGAGGCCAGGGTGATCATGCCAATGCAGATCTCTGCACACCCCAAACGCCTCTCCACTACTCCCCAGCTTTTGGGCGCTTTTGGAAAGGCATCTGAAACTACTGGCAAACCTTCACTACTCCAGCCACAGAAGTCCAGCCCCCGCAGCCTTGCTCACACCCGATGTCCTCTAGACTCCTGTGCCTCTTCAGAGCCATCCCCTCCAAGGATGCCACACCTCTCACGGACTAACGAGCCCTGAACAGGACACACTCTTGCAGGAAAGGGCTCTGGCAATGCCAAAACACACCACCATTGCTTTCATGGGGGACAGTGCTCTTTGGCCCTGTGGCCGCCTCATCCACTCAGGCACGGATCTCCAAAGCCAACCCTTGCTCCAGGGCCACAGCCACGGCAGCAGGCACAACAGAAAGGGCAaagcccttccctggcaccAACTTCTCCACTGAGCCTTCCTTGCCTGCCTT
Coding sequences within it:
- the LOC141727028 gene encoding interferon-like is translated as MPAPTASAPRLPHAAPALLLLLTALASSLACQHLWTHEDAFPGDALRLLQDMAVGHTQPCHLTEPPFFPAGLLHNNLQPHQAAATALRILQHLFHTLSSNSTRQHWPSHARNHLLNKLQHHIHHLEQCLPDNAAPFKGPRNPLLAINKYFRDIHLFLHAHNHSACAWDHVRLEARASLQHLHNLTRTMRR